The Aeoliella mucimassa genome includes the window AACAAGCCGATCGCTCCGATCGACAATCCTTACCAGATGTTCGAAAAACTCTACGGCGAAATGAAGGATCGTGAGAACATGGTCAGCGTGCTCGACGAGCTCCGCGAAGACCTGGCCGCGGTCCGCCAGATGGTGAGCGCCGAAGATCGCCAACTGCTCGAGCAGCAGGAGACCTTTGTCCGCGAGTTCGAGCAGTCGCTTAAGTCGTCGGAAGAATCGCGGGCGGAGGATCACGCCGAACCAGAATTGCCACCGGGAATCGATCGCACCAACGACCAGATGCCTGAGCTTACGCGGATGCAAACCGAGCTCTTGGTGCACAGCATGGCGAACGACTTCACGCGGGTCGCCACCTTCCAGTTCACCAACTCGGTGGGGGGCGCTCGCATGGGCTGGCTCGGCATCGAGGAAGGGCATCACGCCTTGTCGCACGAGCCCGACAGCAACACCGAAGCGATGGAAAAGCTAACCAAGATCAACCGCTGGTTCTGCGAGCAGCTCGCCCACCTGGCGAAGCGGTTGGACGAAACTCCCGAACCGGGCGGCGAAGGCTCGCTGCTCGACAATACGCTAATCGTCTGGACCAACGAACTCGGCAAGGGCAGCTCGCACACGCACAACAACACTCCGTTCGTGCTCGTCGGCGGTGGGCTCGACTTCAAGATGGGGCGTTCGCTGAAGATGGGCGGAGTGCCTCACAACCGCTTGCTCATGTCGCTGGCGGCAGGCTTCGGTTACCAGCTCGACTCGTTTGGCAATCCCGACTACTGCGGTGCCGGTCCGTTGGCCCTGGGATAACCGGGCGCCGATCCGGCTGCGAACCTTGCTTCGTGTAACCAACAATCGCAGTGTTCGTTTGCTCATCATCTGTTTGACTGCAGCCGACATCGCGTGCGGCTTTTGGCTGTTATTGCTCGTTGTGTTTGCTCCCTGATTGCAGCTTGCAAAATCACCCCCGCGTTGTTAATTTCGACAGCGTAACTCGTTTACTAAGGGGGCATCATGGGGGTAGTGATCGCGTTTGTGCCGGTTGCGGCCGGTGCGCGACTTTCGCGTGCGGCTTTCGCAGCCGATCTGGCAACCTGGGAGAACATGGTTGACCAGCCACGGATTGAGAAGCAAGACAAGACACTTTCGTTTTCGTATGGCGATAGGTTTGCCGTCGTAGGGATGATGCCCGCGTCGATTCCCGCCGACGAATTGGAAGGTCCTGTTGCAACAAGTTGGCTCTGGCCCGACGCCGAGATGGAGCTGGCTGCTCAGCGAGGTCATCTATTGGTAACCGTCGGCTCGACCGATGAGTCGGACGATCCGATCGCGCTTCGTAAGTTCCTTACCCAAGTGGTTGCTTCGGTGCTCGCGACCACCGATCAAGCGTTAGGGGTCTACGTCGGTGAAGCTGGCATGGTTGTCAGTCGCGAGTTGTACTTGCAGATCGCCCGCGAGATGCTGCCGCGCGACGTGCCGTTGCCGCTGTGGATTGATTTTCGCGTGGGGCCGGTCGACTTCGACAGCGGTTTATCCTATGGTTTCACCGACGGCCTGGAAGAACTCGGGCACATGGAATTGGTCACCGAAAACGCAAGCGAATCGCCCGGCGAGTTGCGCGAACGGATGATGAGCCTGGCCGACTACCTGCTCTCGAACGGTCCCGTGATCCGCGACGGCCACACGGTCGGCGCCGACTCGGAAGAGAAGATCACCGTCCGGTATCGCTCGTCGCCATTCGGGCACGACAGCCAAGTGATGGGGCTCGACTACTCCACCAAACGACGCCGCACCCGCAACTCGACAAAACAGAAGCGTAGCTGGTTCAGCCGATAGCCAGACACGTCGGAAGTCAGACACGTCGCTTATGGTCGATGTCTCATGCATCCTGGTTGAGGCTGTGAGAGCGTCGTAGTCGTTGATGCGCCGTCGGAGCTTAAGGGGAGCTTTGCTTTCATAGTTGTCCGAAAGTCTTGGGTTATCCAACTGCTAACAGGAATCGTAATGAATAACCTTGAAGAGAAATTCGCTAAAATCATCCAGTATTACAGTGAGGGGTTTGTTACTGAAAGGGAATTGGCACCGATTTTTGTGGAGCAGCTTACAAGTAGCCGGAGAGAAAGCGACGCTAAAGAGTTAATTAGCATGTTTCCGGAATCGGTTCAGCCTGTCATGCGAACGTGGATTTTAAAGCAAGCGGAGCAACCTTCCGGTTACACTCCAATTCTCATTGGTGGCAAATACCCACCAGAAGAGCTAAAGCGCGTTCGTGATTCACTGTGCGAGATCGCGAGAGTGCTCGAACAGGACTAACCTTCGGAGAGATTATCCGATACCCCATGCCGGCAGTGTGGGGTAGAGGCTCTAGGGTGCCAAGCGGGGGCGGCTGTTGGTTGTGCCCGGTCTCTTTTGCCTATACGTTAAGATAGTGCGAGCATCGCAGTTGTCGGTGCGGTCGCGGCTTTAGAGGAAATCGCCACCGGCTGCTGTCCGAAAGTATTGGGCTATCGCAGATAGAAAACCAAGGGCCACAGAAATGACATGGATTTCCTGCTTTGCTCTTACGCTTTTTGCAGTGTTACTTAAGCTATCCAATGCAGATGGTACAGGTAGTTTCCTTTCACCACATGTGC containing:
- a CDS encoding DUF4261 domain-containing protein; this translates as MGVVIAFVPVAAGARLSRAAFAADLATWENMVDQPRIEKQDKTLSFSYGDRFAVVGMMPASIPADELEGPVATSWLWPDAEMELAAQRGHLLVTVGSTDESDDPIALRKFLTQVVASVLATTDQALGVYVGEAGMVVSRELYLQIAREMLPRDVPLPLWIDFRVGPVDFDSGLSYGFTDGLEELGHMELVTENASESPGELRERMMSLADYLLSNGPVIRDGHTVGADSEEKITVRYRSSPFGHDSQVMGLDYSTKRRRTRNSTKQKRSWFSR
- a CDS encoding DUF1552 domain-containing protein, with the translated sequence MSRQNSRREFLRAMGLSAAVAPFVMNRPSLAFPASAARKQRLIIIFTPNGVVPPTFWPDEEGADFKFKSSLEPLEPFRDKTLILHGVNDAVRGDGDSHMRGMGCLLTGIELFPGNVQGGGDTPAGWASGLSIDQEIKRYLQQNEATRTRFGSLEFGVMVPQRADTWTRMVYAGPNKPIAPIDNPYQMFEKLYGEMKDRENMVSVLDELREDLAAVRQMVSAEDRQLLEQQETFVREFEQSLKSSEESRAEDHAEPELPPGIDRTNDQMPELTRMQTELLVHSMANDFTRVATFQFTNSVGGARMGWLGIEEGHHALSHEPDSNTEAMEKLTKINRWFCEQLAHLAKRLDETPEPGGEGSLLDNTLIVWTNELGKGSSHTHNNTPFVLVGGGLDFKMGRSLKMGGVPHNRLLMSLAAGFGYQLDSFGNPDYCGAGPLALG